ATGCACTTCTCCGACAGAATAAAAGCGTTAAGATTTTCGCCGATAAGACGATTAATCCCATATGCTGACGAGGTAAAAGCTAAGGGCAAAAGAGTCTTGCACTTGAACATAGGCCAGCCGGATATAAAGACTCCGGACGGATATTTTGAGGCGATAAAAAAATTTCATCCCGCAACAGTAGCTTATGCAACTTCACAGGGAATCCCCGAATTACGCGACGCAATGAGCGCATATTATCACGGAATAGGAGTCCCCTACGATAGAAATGATATTTATGTAACGTGCGGAGGTAGTGAAGCTCTCTCGTTTGCTGTCATGATTTTATGTGATCCCGGCGATGAGATTCTCGTCCCTGAACCTTTTTACGCGAATTATAATACTTTTGCAAATTGTGCGCTCGCTAAGTTAAGGCCGATTCCTACAACAGCAGAAAACGGTTATCATTTGCCGCCCGAAAATGTTATAGAAGGCTTGATTACTTCAAAGACTCGCGCAATCTGGATGTCTCACCCATGCAACCCGACCGGCGTTCTTTACACACCTGATGAAGTCGGAATGATTTGCAGGCTCGCGAAGAAACATGATATTTTCATTATTGCTGATGAAGTTTACCGCGAATTTAGATATAACGACGGCGATTTTGTGAGCTTTGGTTCTATCAAGGACGCGCAGGACAGAGTCATAATGGTCGACTCGGTTTCTAAGCGTTACAGTGCGTGCGGTGCTCGTATAGGCTGCATTGCAATAAAGAATAAAGATTTTCTCGCTGAAGCCATGAAATTATGTCAAGGCCGGTTAAGTGTCTCTTCACTTGAACAAATAGCAGCTACGGAATTATATAAGACTCCTAAAAGCTATCTCGAAGAAGTCAACAAAGAATACAAGATGAGACGCGATGTACTTTATCAGGGATTAAAAGCTATTGACGGCACAATCTGCCACGAACCTGAAGGCGCGTTTTACACAATGG
This region of Synergistaceae bacterium genomic DNA includes:
- a CDS encoding pyridoxal phosphate-dependent aminotransferase, yielding MHFSDRIKALRFSPIRRLIPYADEVKAKGKRVLHLNIGQPDIKTPDGYFEAIKKFHPATVAYATSQGIPELRDAMSAYYHGIGVPYDRNDIYVTCGGSEALSFAVMILCDPGDEILVPEPFYANYNTFANCALAKLRPIPTTAENGYHLPPENVIEGLITSKTRAIWMSHPCNPTGVLYTPDEVGMICRLAKKHDIFIIADEVYREFRYNDGDFVSFGSIKDAQDRVIMVDSVSKRYSACGARIGCIAIKNKDFLAEAMKLCQGRLSVSSLEQIAATELYKTPKSYLEEVNKEYKMRRDVLYQGLKAIDGTICHEPEGAFYTMVKFPMLDSSEKFIIWMLQNFDINGETTMAAPGNGFYANPDQGINEMRIAYVLKKEDLEKALNILKQAIAAYPGRIEAIKA